Proteins from one Acanthopagrus latus isolate v.2019 chromosome 18, fAcaLat1.1, whole genome shotgun sequence genomic window:
- the atrx gene encoding transcriptional regulator ATRX isoform X2, which yields MSLASSESNLDQMADKAEEPGSSAETMKPSSSRNKRKPATVAKHTGLNESDTSPDSENEDATSDNPSDSNTGSASKGTLVMRPAGNENKGAMKLRVDFKLKTSDDTLQKKVSCTACGKQVNQFQCNSVYEHPVLKVLICKSCYKYYTSDDINRDSDGMDEQCRWCAEGGKLICCDYCNNAFCKKCILRNLGRKELSAITDENSKWHCYVCRSEPLQDLVSKCHSVIQKQLIQQKKDKTEGRESKRHKNKAVKEHKAIVNGKEHNEGSGTMTFSYKKLQVPKELIKKTKKLVETTTGLNNTFVQFIQQAAEEQGDKSIRYRHLKAFKAVLADLKKAHSALEEALGPEFKNMEMRNGNERQHIVRKSTDVLAPVENDHVDNVEDEVDEADGADEEDEPQDEEQAEEQHAEQAVDNDQVSGDTEMKDDQTETDDTKKDIKTDVSEDGLVSAGEMSLDHDIMSVPPSVPEELFQMVESLADSNMLSQTETDSVTDAEKDTENKKSNGNATDAKRPQPKVKNLIVKLTPVPVVTTCGSRSSRSKNKEKDEGTQKEPKEESENQGEEQEKDIASDTLDGTNSPPPSRRSSRVKTTPLRKQAENKSKEDSSDSESEDDSKSQAKSSKKLSNTKKEDEKQSRASEKKTVDSDSDEVPSALLEKAAAGHSTDEEPESTSAKKRLFKLNNTSTDSASKRKRKSESSDSDLENKSRKTYKKKKQKGSDSSNSDSDQEKETKRKGGTAKRRSSRVKKQDGAKEDSSPEKKAADRKRSYEKKRKGRSSKSASKLQSSSSEDEEEQQDDSGEDSDAQKIKPIVEDNVMEGGGPFQQSSGDEVDDKGKVSRVCEDDDDDDPENRIAKKMLLAQIKSNYSSGAESSSDNEGADKDKNSSNKVKKEDEDEDEEAQEEDSEASSSDVEVKKRGRGHKLLRHKLSLSEGESGEEKTEKKKGGKKKSQNKDSDDSEDSDFEKSESSAESGISEELSESENEGKRRKTRSSKKKKDEEKQRSYNQKKKRRRIKVQESSSSNEKSGEEGDEEDRKGRKKLRKILKDDKLRTETRDALKEEEERRKRIAEREELRKKLREVIEVEESPQVTCPITTKLVLDEDEETKEPVVQVHRNLVTKLKPHQVDGVQFMWDCCCESVKKIEKSPGSGCILAHCMGLGKTLQVVTFLHTLLLCDKLDFTTALVVCPLNTVLNWLNEFEKWQEGMKDEESLEVTELATVKRPQERAYALQQWQENGGVMIIGYEMYRNLTQGRNIKSKKLKETFQKTLVDPGPDLVICDEGHILKNEASAVSKAMNSVRTRRRVILTGTPLQNNLIEYHCMVNFIKENLLGSVKEFRNRFINPIQNGQCADSTLHDVRIMKKRAHILYEMLAGCVQRKDYTALTKFLPPKHEYVLSVRVTPIQCKLYRYYLEHFTGVGNAMEGGRGRAGTKLFQDFQMLSRIWTHPWCLQLDYISKENRGFFDEDSMDEFIASETEESSMSMTSEDERMKKKKKQGKGKKKGSDDSDSDDVEVIKEWNTSSRGRNGEGRKREPPVEEPPPAPSSTPGSPTPDWHKEFVTEADAEILEHSGKMVLLFEILRMAEEVGDKVLVFSQSLISLDLIEDFLELSTRAKDDEEKISPYKGDGVWYRNIDYYRLDGSTSATTRKKWAEEFNDTSNTRGRLFLISTRAGSLGINLVASNRVIIFDASWNPSYDVQSIFRVYRFGQLKTVYVYRFLAQGTMEEKIYDRQVTKQSLSFRVVDQQQIERHFTTNELAELYTFEPDLLDDPSEKKSKKATPLLPKDPFLAEMLQNNKDQIACYHEHDSLLDHKEEEALSEEDRKAAWAEYEAEKKGLSMRTNYQASYAQMDMGSTSYFSYNVAALASMTNQQLEDLVNQGRQKVIEATNALKTLSRETLEDIIARVWKENPSLTESQVQSMALGRQASVELEFKRREVVYRDVLTRQQTLMMFVQKLITNRKVQEQQMAMANQASYLNQLVQNSMLGGNQLSQMDLLGIYQQLHGLGKNPGPSKGL from the exons ATGAGTCTGGCCTCTTCTGAATCAAACTTAGACCAAATGGCAGACAAAGCAGAAGAG CCTGGTAGCTCAGCAGAAACTATGAAGCCCTCCTCTTCTCGCAACAAGAG GAAGCCCGCTACTGTAGCTAAGCACACTGGACTGAATGAATCCGACACCTCTCctgacagtgaaaatgaagatgCCACTTCTGACAATCCTTCAGACAGTAACACAGGCAGCGCATCAAAAG GCACTTTAGTGATGAGGCCAGCTGGGAACGAAAATAAAGGCGCCATGAAGCTCAGAGTGGATTTCAAACTGAAAACTTCAG ATGATACCCTGCAGAAGAAGGTGAGCTGCACTGCCTGTGGAAAACAAGTAAACCAGTTTCAGTGCAACTCTGTGTATGAGCATCCTGTGCTCAAAGTACTTATTTGCAAG TCATGCTACAAGTATTACACGAGTGATGACATCAACAGAGACTCTGATGGGATGGATGAGCAGTGCAG gtggTGTGCCGAAGGTGGTAAGCTCATCTGCTGTGACTACTGCAACAACGCCTTCTGTAAGAAGTGCATCCTGCGCAACCTGGGGAGGAAGGAGCTGTCTGCCATTACTGATGAGAACTCGAAGTGGCACTGCTATGTCTGCAGGTCAGAGCCCCTCCAGGATCTGGTCTCCAAATGCCACAGCGTCATTCAAAAACAActaattcaacaaaaaaaggataaaacagAGGGACGAGAGAGCAAGAGACACAAGAACAAAGCAGTCAAAGAGCACAAAGCTATTGTCAATGGAAAAGAACACAATGAAGGCTCAGGGACCATGACATTCTCCTACAAAAAACTACAGGTACCCAAAGAActcataaagaaaacaaaaaagcttgTTGAAACTACAACAGGTCTGAACAATACGTTTGTCCAGTTCatccagcaggcagcagaggagcagggagatAAGTCTATCAGGTATCGCCATTTGAAAGCCTTCAAGGCCGTGCTTGCCGATTTGAAAAAAGCCCACAGTGCTCTGGAAGAGGCTCTCGGCCCAGAGTTCAAAAACATGGAGATGCGGAATGGTAACGAGAGGCAACATATTGTGAGAAAGAGCACTGATGTTTTGGCGCCTGTAGAGAACGACCATGTGGATAATGTGGAGGATGAAGTTGATGAGGCTGACGGAGCAGACGAGGAGGATGAGCCTCAGGACGAGGAACaggcagaggagcagcatgCTGAGCAGGCTGTGGACAATGATCAAGTGTCAGgtgacactgaaatgaaagatgaccaaacagaaactgatgacaccaaaaaagacattaaaactgaTGTCAGTGAGGATGGGCTGGTCTCAGCCGGTGAAATGTCCCTAGATCACGACATTATGTCTGTGCCTCCCTCAGTGCCGGAAGAGCTTTTTCAGATGGTCGAGAGTCTTGCAGATTCTAACATGCTGTCACAGACTGAGACTGATTCGGTCACAGATGCTGaaaaagacactgaaaataaaaagtcaaatggTAACGCAACGGATGCTAAGCGCCCCCAACCCAAGGTGAAGAACCTGATAGTGAAACTGACTCCTGTGCCAGTCGTGACAACGTGTGGTTCAAGGTCATCTCGgtccaaaaacaaagaaaaagatgaagggACACAGAAAGAGCCTAAAGAAGAATCAGAAAACCAAGGAGAAGAACAGGAGAAAGACATTGCTTCTGACACATTAGATGGGACAAATAGTCCACCACCTAGCCGTCGATCTAGTAGAGTGAAGACCACTCCCTTGAGGAAACAGGCTGAGAATAAGAGCAAGGAAGATTCctctgactctgagtcagagGACGATAGTAAGAGCCAGGCTAAATCCTCAAAGAAATTGAGTAACACCAAAAAAGAGGATGAGAAGCAGAGCAGGGCttcagagaaaaagacagtggACTCTGACTCGGATGAAGTTCCTAGCGCACTGCTGGAGAAAGCTGCAGCTGGCCACAGCACAGACGAGGAACCGGAAAGCACAAGTGCTAAAAAACGTTTATTTAAACTAAATAACACATCCACAGACAGTGCGTCAAAGCGCAAAAGGAAGTCTGAAAGCTCTGATTCAGACTTGGAGAACAAAAGTAGAAAGACAtataagaagaagaaacagaaaggcTCAGATTCGTCTAACTCGGATTCTGACCAGGAgaaggagacaaagaggaaaggGGGCACAGCAAAGAGGAGGTCCAGCCGCGTGAAGAAACAAGATGGAGCTAAAGAAGACAGCTCACCTGAGAAGAAGGCAGCAGACCGGAAAAGGTCTTATGAAAAGAAGCGCAAGGGAAGGAGCTCCAAATCAGCCTCCAAACTGCAGTCGTCCTCCagcgaggatgaggaggagcagcaggatgaCTCTGGGGAGGACAGTGACGCACAAAAGATCAAACCCATTGTGGAGGATAACGTGATGGAAGGAGGTGGACCTTTCCAACAATCCTCAG GAGATGAAGTGGATGATAAAGGGAAAGTCTCTCGGGTTTGTGaagatgatgacgacgatgatcCTGAAAACAG GATTGCAAAGAAAATGCTTCTTGcccaaataaaatcaaattattcTTCAGGAGCAGAGAGCTCCTCTGATAATGAAGGAgcagataaagataaaaattCCTCCAACAAAGTTAaaaaagaggatgaagatgaagatgaagaagcaCAAG AAGAGGATTCAGAAGCCTCAAGTTCTGATGTCGAAGTGAAGAAGCGTGGCAGAGGCCACAAATTGCTTCGTCATAAGCTGTCCCTGAGTGAGGGCGAATCGGGAGAGGAGAAaactgagaagaagaaagggggcAAGAAGAAGTCACAGAATAAAG ACAGCGATGACTCTGAAGATTCAGACTTCGAGAAATCAGAGTCCAGCGCTGAGTCTGGGATAAGTGAGGAGCTTAGTGAGTCAGAAAATGAGGGGAAGCGTCGAAAGACCAG ATCCtctaagaagaagaaggatgaggagaaacagagaagttacaatcagaagaagaagcgaCGCAGGATCAAAGTTCAGGAGTCCTCTTCCAGCAATGAGAAg AGCGGAGAGGAAGGTGATGAGGAAGATCGCAAAGGACGCAAAAAGCTTCGCAAAATTCTGAAGGACGACAAACTGCGGACAGAGACGAGAGATGCActgaaagaagaggaggagaggaggaaacgtATAGCGGAGAGAGAGGAACTCAGGAAGAAACTTCGAGAG gtgatAGAAGTGGAAGAGTCTCCCCAGGTGACTTGTCCCATCACCACCAAGCTGGTGCTGGATGAGGACGAAGAGACCAAGGAGCCGGTGGTGCAGGTGCACAGGAATCTTGTCACAAAGCTTAAACCTCACCAGGTGGATG gggtGCAGTTCATGTGGGACTGCTGCTGTGAATCTGTGAAGAAGATCGAGAAGTCTCCTGGCTCTGGCTGTATCCTCGCCCACTGTATGGGGCTGGGAAAAACTCTGCAG GTGGTGACATTCCTTCACACTTTGTTGCTCTGTGACAAGCTCGACTTCACCACAGCCCTGGTGGTTTGTCCCCTGAATACTGTCCTTAATTGGCTCAATGAGTTTGAGAAGTGGCAGGAGGGAATGAAGGATGAGGAGAGTTTAGAG GTAACTGAGCTGGCCACAGTAAAGAGGCCTCAGGAGCGAGCATACGCCCTCCAGCAATGGCAAGAGAATGGCGGCGTTATGATCATTGGCTATGAGATGTACAGAAATCTTACGCAGGGCAGGAACATTAAGAGCAAGAAGCTCAAGGAGACCTTTCAGAAGACACTGGTAGATCCAG GTCCAGACTTGGTGATCTGCGATGAAGGGCACATCCTGAAGAACGAGGCGTCTGCGGTGTCCAAAGCGATGAACTCTGtcaggacgaggaggagggtTATACTAACTGGAACTCCTCTGCAAAACAACCTTATTGAAT ACCATTGCATGGTGAACTTCATCAAGGAAAACCTTCTTGGTTCAGTCAAGGAGTTCAGAAACCGCTTCATTAACCCAATACAGAATGGTCAGTGTGCCGACTCCACATTACATGATGTCCGGATTATGAAGAAGAGGGCTCACATCCTCTATGAGATGCTGGCTGGCTGTGTCCAg AGGAAAGATTACACAGCGCTCACCAAGTTCCTGCCTCCCAAGCATGAATATGTGTTGTCGGTGAGGGTCACTCCAATCCAGTGCAAACTCTACAGATACTACCTGGAGCACTTCACAG GTGTGGGGAACGCTATGGAAGGGGGCCGGGGCCGCGCCGGGACCAAACTCTTCCAGGATTTCCAGATGCTAAGCAGAATCTGGACCCATCCATGGTGCCTTCAGCTGGACTACATCAGTAAAGAAAACAGG GGCTTCTTTGACGAAGACAGTATGGATGAGTTCATCGCCTCAGAAACTGAAGAATCATCCATGAGTATGACCTCTGAAGATGAAAggatgaaaaa GAAAAAGAAGCAAGGGAAGGGGAAAAAGAAGGGATCTGATGACTCGGACAGTGATGACGTGGAGGTCATCAAGGAGTGGAACACCAGCTCTCGGGGTAGAAACGGAGAGGGTCGAAAGAGAGAACCGCCTGTAGAGGAAC CACCTCCGGCCCCTAGCTCTACACCAGGAAGTCCCACTCCTGACTGGCACAAGGAGTTTGTGACGGAGGCTGACGCTGAAATCCTCGAGCACTCTGGAAAGATGGTGCTCCTCTTTGAGATCCTGCGCATGGCCGAAGAAGTAGGAGATAAAGT GTTGGTGTTCAGTCAGTCTCTCATCTCTCTGGACTTGATTGAGGATTTCCTGGAACTATCTACAAGAGCTAAAGATGATGAGGAAAAAATCTCTCCGTACAAAG GTGATGGAGTATGGTACAGGAACATCGACTACTATCGCCTGGACGGCTCCACCAGTGCCACCACCAGGAAAAAGTGGGCTGAAGAGTTTAACGACACCAGTAACACAAG AGGTCGTTTGTTCCTCATTTCAACACGAGCTGGCTCACTTGGAATCAACCTGGTGGCCTCCAACAGAGTCATCATCTTTGATGCCTCCTGGAACCCTTCCTACGACGTGCAGAGTATCTTCAGGGTCTACCGCTTCGGCCAGCTAAAGACGGTCTATGTGTACAGGTTCTTGGCCCAG GGTACAATGGAGGAGAAGATTTACGACCGGCAGGTAACCAAACAGTCTCTGTCATTCCGGGTGGTGGACCAGCAGCAGATAGAGCGTCACTTTACGACGAATGAGCTGGCCGAACTCTACACCTTTGAGCCGGACCTGCTGGATGATCcctcagagaagaagagcaagaaAGCCACGCCCTTGCTCCCTAAG GATCCCTTCCTGGCTGAGATGCTGCAGAACAATAAGGACCAGATTGCATGTTACCATGAACACGACTCTTTGCTGGaccacaaggaggaggaggccctGAGCGAGGAGGATCGCAAGGCTGCCTGGGCCGAGTatgaagcagagaaaaag GGTCTGTCCATGAGGACCAACTACCAGGCGTCATACGCCCAGATGGACATGGGCTCCACCAGCTACTTCTCCTACAACGTGGCCGCTTTGGCCTCCATGACcaaccagcagctggag GACCTTGTAAACCAGGGACGACAGAAAGTCATCGAAGCAACAAATGCATTGAAGACTTTGTCACGGGAGACGCTAGAGGATATTATTGCCAGAGTG TGGAAGGAGAACCCGTCACTCACAGAGAGTCAGGTCCAGTCGATGGCTCTGGGTCGACAGGCCAGCGTGGAGCTGGAGTTCAAGCGCAGGGAAGTTGTGTACAGGGACGTCCTCACCAGGCAGCAGACG CTGATGATGTTCGTGCAGAAGCTGATCACCAACAGGAaggtgcaggagcagcagaTGGCCATGGCCAACCAGGCCAGCTACCTGAACCAGCTGGTGCAGAACAGCATGTTGGGAGGCAACCAGCTCAGTCAGATGGACCTGCTGGGGATTTACCAGCAGCTCCACGGCCTGGGTAAAAATCCTGGGCCCTCCAAGGGCCTGTAG